The Streptomyces sp. NBC_00162 genome window below encodes:
- a CDS encoding response regulator transcription factor, with translation MTESRGLVLIVEDERHISDVQRLYLAREGFGVHVEADGTAGLAAARRMHPVAIVLDIGLPGMDGIAFCRALRDSGDWTPVLLVTARGEEADRILGLELGADDYLTKPFSPRELVARVKAVLRRAAGPTGQLPGRPPESIGRLSLDPVSRTVRRDGEPVELTATEFNLLAHLLRHVGQVFTREQLLAQVWGYPGYRDTRMVDVFVSQLRAKLGDASPICTVRGVGYSAMAPGT, from the coding sequence ATGACGGAGTCCAGGGGCCTCGTGCTGATCGTCGAGGACGAGCGCCACATCTCCGATGTGCAAAGGCTCTACTTGGCGCGCGAGGGCTTCGGTGTCCACGTCGAGGCCGACGGGACCGCCGGGCTCGCGGCCGCGAGGCGGATGCACCCGGTGGCGATCGTGCTGGACATCGGTCTGCCGGGCATGGACGGCATCGCCTTCTGCCGTGCCCTGCGTGACTCCGGCGACTGGACGCCGGTGCTGCTGGTCACCGCGCGCGGCGAGGAGGCCGACCGGATCCTCGGCCTCGAACTGGGCGCGGACGACTATCTGACCAAGCCGTTCTCGCCGCGCGAGCTGGTCGCCCGGGTCAAGGCCGTACTGCGCAGGGCGGCGGGGCCGACCGGTCAACTCCCCGGCCGCCCGCCCGAGAGCATCGGCCGGCTCAGCCTGGACCCGGTCAGCCGCACCGTGCGCCGCGACGGAGAGCCGGTCGAGCTCACCGCCACCGAGTTCAACCTCCTCGCGCACCTGCTCCGGCACGTGGGGCAGGTGTTCACCCGTGAGCAGCTGCTCGCCCAGGTGTGGGGGTACCCGGGCTACCGCGACACCCGGATGGTCGACGTCTTCGTCTCGCAGCTGCGCGCCAAGCTCGGCGACGCGAGTCCGATCTGTACGGTCCGCGGCGTCGGGTACAGCGCGATGGCGCCCGGCACGTGA
- a CDS encoding NADH-ubiquinone oxidoreductase-F iron-sulfur binding region domain-containing protein, with amino-acid sequence MTTIRFPTAPSPGSVLGAAPHVTESADAYRATGGYADATGPDELLHHLAASGLRGRGGAGFPAAVKLRAVRERGGVPVVVANGEEGEPGSVKDRWLLQARPHLVLDGLVRAASVTGAVRGYVYLSDPEAGARVRRALAEREPHLPIEVVETAHTYVAGEESAVVRRIDGGPALPTAKPPRPFEQGVGGAPTLVSNVETLARIALTATRPDLRDRIARATLVTLSGGRGAPVLTEVPYGVPLRTLAAAHGTPDAAGALMGGLFGGLVDARALDLPLDPDALAAAGTALGCGAIRFLAVGACPVSTAADAIGHLAAESARQCGVCVSGTAAIRDAVHALCAGTAAPDTLAHLDRWSRGLPGRGACGLLDAAAGTAGSLLLAFPDLVRSHLGGPCPGCIAAFATAPPAGVHGRRLAVAVPEVADAASSRTPLPALKGTP; translated from the coding sequence ATGACCACCATCCGATTCCCCACGGCACCGTCGCCGGGCTCCGTACTCGGAGCGGCACCCCACGTGACGGAGAGTGCCGATGCCTACCGCGCCACCGGCGGCTACGCCGACGCCACCGGCCCGGACGAGCTCCTGCACCACCTCGCCGCATCCGGTCTGCGCGGTCGCGGCGGGGCCGGCTTCCCGGCCGCCGTCAAGCTGCGCGCCGTCCGCGAGCGCGGCGGCGTCCCGGTGGTGGTGGCGAACGGCGAGGAGGGCGAGCCGGGCTCGGTCAAGGACCGCTGGCTGCTGCAGGCCCGGCCCCATCTGGTCCTCGACGGCCTCGTCCGGGCCGCCTCGGTGACCGGCGCCGTCCGCGGCTACGTCTACCTCTCGGACCCGGAAGCGGGTGCACGCGTCCGCCGGGCCCTCGCCGAACGGGAGCCGCACCTGCCCATCGAGGTCGTGGAGACCGCCCACACCTACGTCGCCGGTGAGGAGAGCGCGGTCGTCCGCCGGATCGACGGCGGACCGGCGCTGCCCACCGCCAAGCCGCCCCGCCCCTTCGAGCAGGGGGTCGGCGGCGCGCCGACCCTGGTCTCCAACGTCGAGACCCTTGCCCGGATCGCCCTCACCGCGACACGCCCCGACCTGCGCGACCGGATCGCCCGCGCCACCCTGGTGACGCTGTCCGGCGGGAGGGGGGCGCCCGTGCTCACCGAAGTCCCGTACGGCGTCCCCCTGCGCACCCTGGCGGCGGCTCACGGCACCCCGGACGCGGCCGGGGCCCTGATGGGCGGGCTGTTCGGCGGACTCGTCGACGCCCGGGCCCTGGACCTCCCCCTCGACCCCGACGCACTCGCCGCGGCGGGCACCGCGCTGGGCTGCGGAGCGATCCGCTTCCTCGCCGTCGGCGCCTGCCCGGTGAGCACCGCCGCGGACGCCATCGGCCACCTCGCGGCCGAGAGCGCACGGCAGTGCGGCGTCTGTGTGTCGGGCACGGCGGCGATCCGCGACGCCGTGCACGCGCTCTGCGCGGGCACGGCCGCCCCCGACACCCTTGCCCACCTGGACCGGTGGTCCCGAGGCCTGCCCGGGCGCGGGGCCTGCGGCCTGCTCGACGCCGCCGCGGGCACCGCGGGCAGCCTCCTGCTCGCCTTCCCCGATCTCGTCCGGTCGCACCTCGGCGGGCCGTGCCCCGGCTGCATCGCTGCCTTCGCCACCGCCCCGCCCGCGGGCGTCCACGGGCGCCGCCTCGCCGTGGCCGTACCGGAGGTCGCCGACGCGGCCTCGTCCCGCACCCCGTTGCCCGCCCTGAAAGGAACACCGTGA
- a CDS encoding 3-hydroxybutyryl-CoA dehydrogenase produces the protein MSDVERVGVVGCGLMGSGIAEVCALAGRDVVVVETSRTAADAGLERITRSLARAAAAGKLTDAERDTAVGRIVVTTDMARMADRDLVVEAVAEDERAKLEVFARLDATVQRRDAVLATNTSSIPVIRLAAATSRPEHVVGLHFFNPVPVLALVELVPSLLTAEETARRAREFASDVLGKQVVRARDRAGFVVNALLVPYLLAAVRMAESQAASAEDIDRGMTLGCAHPLGPLALADLIGLDTVQAIARSMYAEYREPLYAPPPLLARMVDAGLLGRKTGRGFHTYP, from the coding sequence ATGTCCGATGTCGAACGGGTCGGGGTCGTGGGATGCGGTCTGATGGGCTCCGGTATCGCCGAGGTCTGCGCCCTCGCCGGGCGGGACGTCGTGGTGGTGGAGACCAGCCGGACGGCCGCGGACGCCGGCCTGGAGCGGATAACCCGCTCCCTGGCACGGGCCGCGGCCGCCGGAAAGCTGACCGACGCCGAACGGGACACCGCAGTGGGGCGGATCGTGGTGACCACGGACATGGCCCGGATGGCGGACCGCGACCTCGTCGTCGAAGCGGTGGCCGAGGACGAGCGGGCGAAGCTGGAGGTCTTCGCCCGGCTCGACGCGACGGTGCAACGCAGGGACGCCGTGCTGGCGACGAATACCTCCTCCATCCCGGTCATCCGGCTGGCGGCAGCCACCTCACGGCCGGAACACGTGGTCGGCCTGCACTTCTTCAACCCCGTCCCCGTGCTCGCCCTCGTCGAGCTGGTGCCGTCCCTGCTCACCGCCGAGGAGACCGCCCGGCGGGCACGGGAGTTCGCCTCCGACGTCCTGGGCAAGCAGGTCGTCCGCGCCCGGGACCGGGCGGGATTCGTCGTGAACGCGCTCCTCGTGCCGTACCTGCTGGCCGCGGTGCGGATGGCCGAGTCCCAGGCCGCGTCGGCCGAGGACATCGACCGGGGCATGACCCTGGGCTGCGCCCACCCGCTCGGGCCGCTGGCCCTGGCCGACCTCATCGGACTGGACACCGTCCAGGCCATCGCCCGGTCGATGTACGCGGAGTACCGGGAGCCGCTGTACGCCCCGCCGCCGCTGCTGGCCCGGATGGTGGACGCGGGCCTGCTCGGCCGCAAGACCGGCCGGGGTTTCCACACCTATCCCTGA
- a CDS encoding acyl-CoA dehydrogenase family protein, producing MDFRLTARQEELRDSARALTEFIMKYELDCEENNGLPPQAHTEIRDAVLDSGLQAVNMPAEWGGAGLTILEQVTVQAELGRLTGALWDMVWRPANALSFCTPEQRERYLVPVIRGRRRDCYAVSEPEAGSDPQSLRTTATRTADGWVLNGEKWFVTVGDHADFMIVLAAAGEEGAPTLFLVDKDTPGIEMTRVPRWMHTFVYEHPEFTFTEVHVPADAVLGEVGNGYDITRSWFTEERLMIAARTIGAAERALELARDWAVERRQFGSSIADFQLIQGMLADCAVDIAVNRAYTHQVAWEVDEGRVDRKTLHAKAAIAKLSASEASGRVIDRCLQIFGGRGYDRSYPVERLYRELRVDRIWEGTSEIQRLIVAGELVKRGTGVLQMPSSV from the coding sequence ATGGACTTCCGTCTCACCGCCCGTCAGGAAGAGCTCAGGGACTCGGCGCGCGCGCTCACCGAGTTCATCATGAAGTACGAGCTCGACTGCGAGGAGAACAACGGCCTGCCCCCGCAGGCCCACACCGAGATCCGCGACGCCGTCCTCGACAGCGGCCTTCAGGCGGTCAACATGCCGGCGGAGTGGGGCGGCGCCGGCCTCACCATCCTGGAGCAGGTCACGGTCCAGGCGGAGCTCGGACGGCTCACCGGCGCCCTGTGGGACATGGTGTGGCGTCCGGCCAACGCGTTGTCCTTCTGCACGCCGGAGCAGCGCGAGCGGTACCTCGTCCCGGTGATCCGGGGGCGGCGCCGCGACTGCTACGCGGTGAGCGAGCCGGAGGCCGGCTCCGACCCGCAGAGCCTGCGGACCACGGCGACCCGGACCGCCGACGGCTGGGTGCTGAACGGCGAGAAGTGGTTCGTCACCGTCGGCGACCACGCCGACTTCATGATCGTGCTCGCCGCCGCCGGGGAGGAGGGGGCCCCGACGCTGTTCCTCGTCGACAAGGACACGCCGGGCATCGAGATGACCCGGGTGCCCCGCTGGATGCACACGTTCGTCTACGAGCACCCCGAGTTCACCTTCACCGAGGTGCACGTCCCCGCGGATGCCGTGCTCGGGGAGGTGGGCAACGGTTACGACATCACCCGCTCCTGGTTCACCGAGGAACGGCTGATGATCGCCGCGCGGACGATCGGCGCCGCCGAGCGGGCCCTGGAGCTGGCCCGCGACTGGGCGGTGGAGCGCCGCCAGTTCGGCTCCTCCATCGCCGACTTCCAGCTGATCCAGGGCATGCTCGCCGACTGCGCCGTCGACATCGCCGTCAACCGCGCCTACACCCACCAGGTCGCCTGGGAGGTCGACGAGGGCCGGGTCGACCGCAAGACGCTGCATGCCAAGGCGGCCATCGCCAAGCTGTCGGCGAGCGAGGCGTCCGGCCGGGTCATCGACCGGTGCCTGCAGATCTTCGGTGGCCGCGGCTACGACCGCTCGTACCCCGTCGAGCGTCTCTACCGCGAACTGCGCGTCGACCGCATCTGGGAGGGCACCTCCGAGATCCAGCGCCTGATCGTCGCGGGCGAACTCGTCAAGCGCGGCACGGGCGTGCTGCAGATGCCGTCGTCCGTGTGA
- a CDS encoding acyl-CoA dehydrogenase family protein, giving the protein MDFRYTPEQADLKARAAAYTRLLMRYEDQSEEAGGPLPAETVRELTRAAIDAGVYAINMPAEWGGAGLSLLDQVIVEEEFGKVTNCLWDIPWRPANVLAHGTAAQREKYLLPVIRGERFDAFAVTEPGAGSDPGSCTSTATRTEGGWLLSGEKWFVTCGDIADFLLVQADAGPERAATLFFVDKQAPGVEMTRVPRFMHSAVNGHPEFTFADVFVADEDVLGGVGNGYELTKEWFTDERLMIAARTVGAAERALELARDWAVERRQFGSPIADFQLIQGMLADCAVDIAVNRAYTHQVAWEADQPHTDPKTLHAKASTAKLAASEAAGRVIDRCVQIFGGRGYDRSYPVERMYRELRVDRIWEGTSEIQRLIIANELIKRGTRALALPGS; this is encoded by the coding sequence ATGGACTTCCGCTACACACCCGAGCAGGCCGACCTCAAGGCCCGCGCCGCCGCCTACACGCGGCTGCTGATGAGGTACGAGGACCAGTCCGAGGAGGCGGGCGGCCCGCTGCCCGCCGAGACGGTCCGCGAACTGACCCGCGCCGCCATCGACGCGGGCGTCTACGCGATCAACATGCCCGCCGAGTGGGGCGGAGCCGGCCTGTCCCTGCTGGACCAGGTCATCGTCGAGGAGGAGTTCGGCAAGGTCACCAACTGCCTCTGGGACATCCCCTGGCGGCCCGCGAACGTCCTGGCCCACGGCACCGCGGCACAGCGGGAGAAGTACCTCCTGCCCGTCATCCGGGGCGAGCGGTTCGACGCGTTCGCGGTCACCGAACCCGGTGCGGGCTCCGACCCCGGCTCGTGCACGAGTACCGCGACCCGCACCGAGGGCGGCTGGCTCCTGAGTGGCGAGAAGTGGTTCGTGACCTGCGGGGACATCGCCGACTTCCTGCTGGTGCAGGCCGATGCGGGCCCCGAGCGGGCCGCGACGCTGTTCTTCGTGGACAAGCAGGCACCGGGTGTCGAGATGACGCGCGTCCCCCGGTTCATGCACTCCGCGGTGAACGGGCACCCCGAATTCACCTTCGCCGACGTCTTCGTCGCCGACGAGGACGTGCTCGGCGGCGTCGGCAACGGCTACGAGCTGACCAAGGAGTGGTTCACCGACGAGCGGCTGATGATCGCCGCCCGGACCGTCGGCGCCGCCGAACGGGCCCTGGAACTCGCCCGCGACTGGGCGGTGGAGCGCCGCCAGTTCGGCTCCCCCATCGCCGACTTCCAGCTGATCCAGGGCATGCTCGCCGACTGCGCCGTCGACATCGCCGTCAACCGCGCCTACACCCACCAGGTCGCCTGGGAAGCCGACCAGCCGCACACCGACCCCAAGACCCTGCACGCCAAGGCGTCGACGGCGAAGCTCGCGGCGAGCGAGGCCGCCGGACGGGTCATCGACCGGTGCGTACAGATCTTCGGCGGCCGGGGCTACGACCGCTCGTACCCCGTCGAGCGCATGTACCGCGAACTGCGCGTCGACCGCATCTGGGAGGGCACCTCCGAGATCCAGCGCCTGATCATCGCCAACGAGCTGATCAAGCGCGGCACCCGGGCCCTCGCGCTCCCCGGCTCCTGA
- a CDS encoding TetR/AcrR family transcriptional regulator, with protein MTKAERALETRERILTAACEVIADIGFEHVSMRKVAEHAGVSKALLHYHFDTREKLFAEAMTHSFAKTGTDTGSDTDTDPAAVVLARIVHSMLPTDAELHQDWKLWQELWVRALRDGTARHLAVDLYDQLHAWVGGVVERGIRSGEFTDCDVAAVSTLVLALCDGLGIRLMLEDPRVDLATARSTIWQAIAPTLGIAPVFPAV; from the coding sequence GTGACCAAGGCCGAGCGCGCACTCGAAACGCGTGAGCGAATCCTCACGGCAGCGTGCGAAGTGATCGCCGACATCGGTTTCGAGCACGTCAGCATGCGCAAGGTCGCCGAGCACGCGGGCGTCTCGAAGGCCCTGTTGCACTACCACTTCGACACTCGCGAGAAGCTCTTCGCCGAGGCGATGACGCACTCCTTCGCCAAGACCGGTACGGACACCGGCAGCGACACCGATACGGACCCGGCCGCGGTCGTCCTGGCCCGCATCGTGCACAGCATGCTGCCCACGGACGCGGAGCTCCACCAGGACTGGAAGCTCTGGCAGGAGCTCTGGGTGCGCGCGCTGCGCGACGGTACGGCCCGGCACCTCGCCGTCGACCTCTACGACCAGCTGCACGCGTGGGTCGGCGGAGTCGTGGAACGGGGCATCCGGTCCGGCGAGTTCACCGACTGCGACGTCGCCGCGGTCAGCACGTTGGTGCTGGCCCTGTGCGACGGCCTCGGCATCCGGCTGATGCTGGAGGACCCCCGGGTCGACCTGGCCACGGCCCGGTCGACGATCTGGCAGGCGATCGCGCCCACCCTGGGGATCGCCCCGGTCTTCCCGGCGGTCTGA
- a CDS encoding acetate--CoA ligase family protein — protein MARDLTALFDPRSVAVVGASDDPAKYGHAVASQALRADGRRPVHLVNRRGGTVLGRPAAPSLAAIGEPVELVVISVPGDGFEAAVEDALACGAKAIVGITAGFAEAGPAGLARQRAVVARVREAGAVLVGPNCLGIADNTTELYLASDRFAPGGVALLSQSGNLALELQLRGAPHGLGFSRFVSLGNQADVTLVDLVEDCARHEATTAIAVYAEDFGDGRAFARAAAAAGKPVVLLTAGRGSASARSAQSHTGALTTSADVVAAACRDAGVELVRTPREMTVVLAAVSARPGPRTKGSRTAVFTDGGGHGAIAADAAEDAGLDVPELAAATQERLRTVLWQQSAVGNPVDLAGMGEQQPLSYADTVAELLAADEVDAVLMTGYFGGYAASEGGLGGSPAGGSVLAEGETRAAEKIVTHLAVAPKPMVVQSMYPQSPSCRVLAEAGIPVFAATEDAARALSAMTVRAAGGTPQLPALPAPAAPLRDAGYHGVRALLGAAGVPFPPAREITDEAGLLAAAGEFDGPYVLKALHLLHKSDAGGVALRLAGRDALLAAYRDMHARLGAPAYSVEAMADLSDGIELIVGVNRDPRFGPVAMVGLGGVLTETLRDVAFALAPVPARRAEELLRGLRTAALLAGVRGRPAVDVAAAAAVIERITAVAAAHPEIAELEVNPLLVRPDGALALDARAVLG, from the coding sequence ATGGCACGCGATCTGACCGCTCTCTTCGACCCCCGCTCCGTCGCCGTGGTCGGAGCCAGCGACGACCCGGCGAAGTACGGCCACGCGGTGGCCTCCCAGGCGTTGCGCGCCGACGGGCGGCGGCCGGTGCACCTGGTCAACCGGCGCGGCGGCACCGTCCTCGGCAGACCGGCCGCCCCGTCCCTCGCCGCGATCGGCGAACCCGTCGAACTGGTGGTGATCTCCGTCCCGGGCGACGGTTTCGAGGCCGCCGTCGAGGACGCCCTGGCCTGCGGGGCGAAGGCGATCGTCGGCATCACCGCGGGTTTCGCCGAGGCCGGCCCGGCGGGACTGGCCCGGCAACGCGCGGTCGTCGCACGCGTCCGGGAAGCCGGAGCCGTCCTCGTCGGACCCAACTGCCTGGGCATCGCCGACAACACGACCGAGCTCTACCTCGCCTCGGACCGCTTCGCTCCCGGCGGCGTCGCCCTGCTGAGCCAGAGCGGCAACCTCGCCCTCGAACTCCAGCTCCGCGGCGCTCCGCACGGCCTGGGCTTCTCCCGGTTCGTCTCCCTCGGCAACCAGGCCGACGTCACCCTCGTCGACCTCGTCGAGGACTGCGCCCGCCACGAGGCCACCACGGCGATCGCCGTGTACGCCGAGGACTTCGGCGACGGCAGGGCCTTCGCCCGGGCCGCCGCCGCGGCGGGCAAGCCCGTGGTCCTGCTCACCGCCGGGCGGGGCTCCGCGTCCGCCCGCAGCGCCCAGTCGCACACCGGGGCGCTCACCACCTCGGCCGACGTGGTGGCCGCCGCCTGCCGCGACGCGGGCGTGGAACTCGTCCGTACGCCACGGGAGATGACGGTGGTACTGGCGGCCGTGAGCGCCCGGCCGGGACCGCGTACGAAAGGAAGCCGGACCGCGGTCTTCACCGACGGCGGCGGCCACGGTGCGATCGCGGCCGACGCCGCCGAGGACGCCGGGCTCGACGTACCGGAACTCGCCGCGGCCACGCAGGAGCGGCTGCGGACCGTACTGTGGCAGCAGTCCGCGGTCGGCAATCCGGTCGACCTGGCGGGGATGGGCGAGCAGCAGCCCCTCTCGTACGCCGACACGGTCGCGGAACTCCTCGCCGCCGACGAGGTCGACGCCGTCCTGATGACGGGCTACTTCGGCGGGTACGCCGCTTCCGAGGGCGGCCTGGGCGGCAGCCCGGCCGGCGGCTCCGTGCTCGCCGAGGGCGAGACGCGGGCCGCCGAGAAGATCGTCACGCACCTCGCGGTCGCGCCGAAGCCGATGGTCGTGCAGTCCATGTATCCGCAGTCGCCGAGCTGCCGGGTGCTGGCCGAAGCCGGGATACCGGTCTTCGCCGCCACCGAGGACGCCGCCCGCGCCCTGTCGGCGATGACCGTCCGGGCGGCGGGCGGCACACCGCAGCTCCCCGCGCTGCCCGCTCCGGCCGCGCCGCTGCGGGACGCCGGGTACCACGGGGTGCGAGCGCTGCTCGGCGCCGCCGGGGTGCCGTTCCCGCCGGCGCGCGAGATCACCGACGAGGCCGGACTGCTGGCCGCGGCAGGGGAGTTCGACGGCCCGTACGTGCTCAAGGCCCTGCACCTCCTGCACAAGTCCGACGCGGGCGGCGTAGCGCTGCGGCTGGCCGGCCGGGACGCGCTCCTCGCCGCGTACCGGGACATGCACGCCCGGCTCGGCGCCCCCGCCTACTCGGTCGAGGCGATGGCCGACCTCTCGGACGGCATCGAGCTGATCGTGGGCGTGAACCGAGACCCCCGGTTCGGACCGGTGGCGATGGTCGGGCTCGGCGGCGTCCTCACCGAGACCCTGCGCGACGTCGCCTTCGCGCTGGCGCCCGTACCGGCCCGGCGGGCCGAGGAGTTGCTGCGCGGGCTGCGGACCGCCGCGCTTCTGGCGGGCGTCCGCGGGCGGCCGGCCGTCGACGTGGCCGCCGCCGCCGCCGTCATCGAACGCATCACCGCGGTGGCCGCCGCACATCCGGAGATCGCCGAGCTGGAGGTCAATCCCCTGCTGGTGCGTCCGGACGGCGCCCTGGCCCTGGACGCACGGGCCGTCCTGGGCTGA
- a CDS encoding ATP-binding protein, translating into MRIAFDHGALHERYRDTRPVGSGLGLAIARRLTGRLGGTIRVEGHGPEGGACFTVALPPAPDAA; encoded by the coding sequence GTGCGCATCGCCTTCGACCACGGCGCCCTCCACGAGCGCTACCGGGACACCCGCCCGGTCGGCAGCGGCCTGGGGCTGGCCATCGCCCGCCGCCTGACCGGCCGCCTCGGGGGCACCATCCGCGTCGAAGGACACGGCCCGGAAGGCGGAGCCTGCTTCACCGTCGCCCTCCCGCCGGCACCCGACGCCGCGTGA
- a CDS encoding aromatic ring-hydroxylating oxygenase subunit alpha — protein MHSRAPEKPPIEQPVQDAPGPALSARYYTDPDTAAAETKHVFAKSWQVVCHESDLPNPGARLAAAVADREVLVVRTEDGGLAAHLNVCRHRGTRLVTAPEAAGKAIRCPYHGWTYRLDGSLVGAPEARQIPCLDKPGLGLFPARVESFLGFVFVNLDPDAVPLAQQCAGLAEAVGHYAGADLVPVGRSRIHDLAGAEVQEANWKVAVDNYLEGYHVPVAHPGLMRLLDYQGYTCEIEESYALFASPLRDKPSSNWAERLYQRIAAPMPGLNEADRRVWRYAVIYPNTLIDFYPDHVLAWTAIPTAVDRVAVPGAFYTRRGTGLRTRLARRLNIHIGWITNDEDAELVARVQKGLSTPGFEPGPLSRRESAVGWFAGRIRADLDAGSDTGSDTAQH, from the coding sequence ATGCACTCCAGAGCCCCTGAAAAGCCCCCTATCGAGCAGCCGGTCCAGGACGCCCCCGGGCCCGCCCTGTCAGCCCGCTACTACACCGATCCCGACACGGCCGCCGCCGAGACGAAGCACGTCTTCGCCAAGTCCTGGCAGGTCGTCTGTCACGAGTCCGACCTGCCGAACCCGGGAGCCCGGCTCGCCGCGGCGGTCGCGGACCGCGAGGTACTGGTCGTCCGTACCGAGGACGGTGGCCTGGCCGCCCACCTCAACGTGTGCCGCCACCGCGGAACGCGCCTGGTCACCGCCCCCGAAGCGGCCGGCAAGGCGATCCGCTGCCCGTACCACGGCTGGACGTACCGCCTCGACGGAAGCCTGGTCGGCGCCCCGGAGGCACGGCAGATCCCCTGCCTCGACAAGCCCGGGCTCGGTCTGTTCCCGGCCCGCGTCGAATCCTTCCTCGGCTTCGTCTTCGTCAACCTCGACCCCGACGCCGTACCGCTGGCGCAGCAGTGCGCCGGGCTCGCCGAGGCGGTCGGCCACTACGCCGGTGCCGACCTGGTACCGGTCGGCCGCAGCCGGATCCACGACCTGGCCGGGGCCGAAGTGCAGGAGGCCAACTGGAAGGTGGCCGTCGACAACTACCTGGAGGGCTACCACGTCCCGGTGGCGCATCCCGGGCTGATGCGGCTGCTCGACTACCAGGGCTACACCTGCGAGATCGAGGAGTCATACGCCCTGTTCGCCTCGCCCCTGCGGGACAAACCGTCCTCGAACTGGGCGGAACGCCTCTACCAGCGCATCGCCGCCCCCATGCCCGGCCTCAACGAGGCCGACCGGCGGGTCTGGCGGTACGCGGTGATCTACCCGAACACCCTGATCGACTTCTACCCCGACCACGTGCTGGCCTGGACCGCGATCCCCACGGCGGTGGACCGGGTGGCCGTACCCGGCGCGTTCTACACCCGGCGCGGTACGGGCCTGCGCACCCGGCTCGCCCGCCGCCTGAACATCCACATCGGCTGGATCACCAACGACGAGGACGCCGAACTCGTCGCCCGGGTGCAGAAGGGGCTCTCCACCCCCGGCTTCGAACCCGGGCCCCTGTCCCGCCGCGAGTCGGCGGTCGGCTGGTTCGCCGGCCGCATCCGGGCCGACCTCGACGCCGGCTCCGACACCGGCTCCGACACCGCCCAGCACTGA
- a CDS encoding ferredoxin, which yields MKLLLDSTRCQGYGLCQEHAPDLVELDEWGFARVIALTVPSGTEEAARACAESCPNSALRVEK from the coding sequence GTGAAACTCCTGCTGGACTCCACCCGCTGCCAGGGCTACGGGCTGTGTCAGGAACACGCACCCGACCTGGTCGAACTCGACGAATGGGGCTTCGCGAGGGTCATCGCCCTCACCGTCCCGTCCGGCACCGAGGAAGCGGCGCGCGCCTGCGCCGAGAGCTGCCCCAACTCCGCCCTCCGAGTGGAGAAGTGA
- a CDS encoding extracellular solute-binding protein, with the protein MSPEAHSLSRRSFLRAGTAAALGLSVAGCGFASEDDPAGKAAEETPIDVKVDGDLVYFNWADFVDPAVFEGFEKEYGVKVVQSNFDSMEGMAAKLNAGNRYDIIFPTAKWSERLAAGGKLRTIDHARLKNAEAVFGGYDYFADPWYDPGSRHTVPFTMYKTGIGWRRDRLGDLTGSWDDLWNDKAKGKVFVLDDRDEVLGMGALKLGLDVTTGDPNDLARITDTLRSLRPRLRGFSSDSYNNLLNGNADMTQAWSGDMAAMLAQAEDPSVFGFEVAREGAPVNSDCYAIPADAQHPGTAMLFIDYMLRPENVKKNIEYIGYPMPVRGSEDTYSALVEPFPQCLVTTDDLKDDRYFRNGTAKGEQHRDAAWTDVKAG; encoded by the coding sequence ATGTCCCCCGAGGCACACTCCCTGTCCAGACGCTCCTTCCTCCGCGCCGGCACCGCCGCGGCCCTCGGCCTCTCGGTGGCCGGCTGCGGATTCGCATCCGAAGACGACCCGGCCGGCAAGGCCGCCGAGGAGACGCCGATCGACGTCAAGGTCGACGGAGACCTGGTCTATTTCAACTGGGCCGACTTCGTCGATCCGGCCGTCTTCGAAGGCTTCGAGAAGGAGTACGGCGTCAAGGTCGTCCAGTCCAACTTCGACTCCATGGAAGGCATGGCCGCCAAGCTCAACGCCGGAAACCGCTACGACATCATCTTCCCCACGGCGAAGTGGTCGGAGCGGCTCGCCGCCGGAGGCAAGCTGCGCACGATCGACCACGCCCGGCTGAAGAACGCCGAAGCCGTGTTCGGCGGTTACGACTACTTCGCCGACCCCTGGTACGACCCCGGCTCCCGGCACACCGTCCCCTTCACCATGTACAAGACCGGCATCGGCTGGCGCAGGGACCGGCTCGGCGACCTGACCGGATCCTGGGACGACCTGTGGAACGACAAGGCCAAGGGCAAGGTCTTCGTCCTCGACGACCGCGACGAGGTGCTCGGCATGGGCGCGCTCAAGCTCGGCCTCGACGTCACCACCGGCGACCCGAACGACCTCGCACGGATCACCGACACCCTGCGCTCGCTCCGCCCCCGCCTGCGCGGCTTCTCGAGCGACAGCTACAACAACCTGCTCAACGGCAACGCCGACATGACCCAGGCATGGAGCGGGGACATGGCCGCCATGCTCGCCCAGGCCGAGGACCCCTCCGTCTTCGGCTTCGAGGTCGCCCGGGAGGGCGCCCCCGTCAACTCCGACTGCTACGCCATCCCCGCCGACGCGCAACACCCCGGCACCGCGATGCTCTTCATCGACTACATGCTCCGCCCGGAGAACGTGAAGAAGAACATCGAGTACATCGGCTACCCGATGCCGGTCCGCGGCAGCGAGGACACCTACAGCGCGCTCGTGGAGCCGTTCCCCCAGTGCCTGGTGACCACGGACGACCTCAAGGACGACCGCTACTTCCGCAACGGCACCGCGAAGGGCGAACAGCACCGCGACGCCGCCTGGACCGATGTGAAGGCCGGCTGA